The nucleotide sequence TAATTAGCCCGGTCCAGGAGGACTATATAGCTCTCGCTTCGTTTGGCGGGGGGGTGTCTTGGGGAGCGATTGTGATTGGTTCCCGGACAGAGACATAAATATGGAAATTCACTGGCATCTCATGTTGGCTTAAAACATGACAGCGCTTGTGACGTTCCACAGCGAGCTATCCGTCGCACAGACATCGATTCCATAGAAAAATTATGGTTAAGTTCACACGGAAGGTATTAGGCAGGCTTTTCAGGGCGGTTTTCAAGAAGCCCGACAAGGAGGGCCGCAGGGTTCGTTCTAGTCTCGCTTTTTTCGAATCCCTTCGAAACAAGCATGCTGGCAAACCGGGCTTCGTGATTGGGAACGGACCGAGCCTGCGTGTTGAAGATCTTGACAGGCTTAAGGGAATCGTGAGCATCGCATCCAATAAAGTATATCTCGCCTTTGATCAGACGGCATGGCGTCCGGATTATTACACCGTCGCTGATCCCCTTATTTGGGAGAAAGTCCGTTCGGTGGTGGGCCGGTTTGTTCAAGCCGTCATCATTCCTACGTATTTGGATGCTCCGACAAGAGGGGCGAAGCACATCAAAACATTCAGATATTTGGGCAATGCAGCGGTTTCCCCACCGGCCGAGGGGATCGCCTTCTCAAGGGATTTTACGAAAGGAGCTTATGGCGGCTACACCGTCACCTACGAAAATCTTCAACTGGCCGTTTATCTCGGATTGAACCCGATTTATGTGATTGGCTGTGATCATTATTATATGGGGGAAGACTCCGTAGAAGCCGAACAGGTCATTGCGGTGGGAGAAAAGTCGAATCATTTCATTCCCAACTATTGGGAAAAGGGGGAGGTGGTCCACGTGGCCCCGATCAAGGAAATGACCAAGAGTTACCAAACGGCGCAGCGTTTCGCGGCGGAGAACAACATCCAGATCATCAATGCGACGCGTGGCGGGCACCTGGAGGCCTTTCCGCGGGGCGATTTGGATGAAATCCTGGCGCAATTGGAAAGCCGCTGAAATCGGCCCTTCTGGTCTCAATTTATCAAACGAATGCCGGAGTTCAAGACAGTCGCGCTGGTCGAGTGGCATTGGTCGGGCCATCATCCGGTCTATTTCGCGCTGTTCGCTTCGGCGCTGGCGGAGATCGGATGCCGGGTTGTGCCCTTCTGTCCGGCTCCTGAAGAGTTCCCCGCGCTGATCGCGCAGACGCCTGTGGCGGATTCCGCGGCAATGGCGAGAATCGAACCCGCGGATCGTGTTCCGGTTCCACGGGCATCCCGTATGAGGCCCGCCCGGTTCCGGCCCGCGGTTCATGCGATCCGGAAATTCGGTGGATTGGGCAATCAATTGCGTGCTTGGGAACGTCAGAATTCCGCCCGGATCGATTTGGTTTTCTTCGCGTGTGTTTACGATTTCGATTTTGCGAACATCGCCCTCGGTGAGCGATTTTTCGGATTCAGGTGGTCGGGTCTCTACCTCCACGCACGCTCCTTCCGGATGCCGGGTTCTCCCATTCCTTATGTCGGGAGCTTGCCCTGTCCTGAAAAGATTTTTTCGATTGGGTCGCTGCATTCGGCCGGGGTTCTGGACGAAGGAGCGGTCGGGCCGCTCGGGGCCATCACCAATGGCCGGAAGGTGGTCGGATTTCCGGATCTGTCGGACACCCGCCTGCCGCCCGCCGGCGATCCGGATTGGGGTCTGGCGAACAAGATCCGGAGCTTTGCGGCGGGCAGGCCGATCATCTCATTGGTAGGTCATCTTCAAAGGACCAAGGGAATGGTTCAATTCACCAGGCTCGCGGAAGATCCTTCCATGAAGGATGTGTTCTTTTTCCTGGGGGGAGAGGTCAATTGGGTCGAGATCCCTGAAAAGGAGCGCGAGGAAGTCCGGGCCATTTGGGAAAGAGCGCCCAACGTTTATGCCCACCTCCAGCGGGTGGGAACGGAAAGCGGTCTCAATGCCCTGATATCCGTCTCCGACATCGTGATGGCCGCCTATACGGATTTCCCCAACAGCAGCAATATTCTTACCAAAGCGGCCTTCCTGAGACGTTCCGTCATCGTGAGCAATGGTTACCTGATGGCTGAGAGGGTGAGAAATTTCAAACTCGGGCAGATCGTCGAGGAAGGCAATATCGGAGAGATGAGGGAGGCTGTCCTTACCATACTGAATCAGAAATCCCAGCCCGGCGATTCGGATGATGATCTGCGTTTGGCTTATCAAAAAAGGCATTCTTATCCCGCATTGATGGAATCCTTCGAACTCGCTTTGGGAGAGAGCAAACCTTGAGCCATCCCTCCCGGTGAAGGCGATGTCCTGATCGTGGCAATTTTCGCCAGTTCTCGAAAAAGTTTTCCTCAACTCCATGCATCGATCCACAACCTGTCCCCAACTGGCCGGATCGCGCCGACTCCTGTCATGACCGTCTTCCCTCATCAGTGATCGGTCGATCCCACGCCTCTTCGCGAATTTTCCTCGGTATGTCCGAACCCAATCTTGTCAGCATTGTCATTCCCTGTTTCCGGATGGCCCGGTATGTCGGGGACGCGTTGGAATCGATCGGTAAGCAGAGTTACGCCAACTGGGAGATCGTCGCCGTCGATGACTGCGGACCGGAGGATGGCACGAAAGGTATTTTTGAAGCTTTTGCCGCCCGTTT is from Luteolibacter yonseiensis and encodes:
- a CDS encoding 6-hydroxymethylpterin diphosphokinase MptE-like protein, giving the protein MVKFTRKVLGRLFRAVFKKPDKEGRRVRSSLAFFESLRNKHAGKPGFVIGNGPSLRVEDLDRLKGIVSIASNKVYLAFDQTAWRPDYYTVADPLIWEKVRSVVGRFVQAVIIPTYLDAPTRGAKHIKTFRYLGNAAVSPPAEGIAFSRDFTKGAYGGYTVTYENLQLAVYLGLNPIYVIGCDHYYMGEDSVEAEQVIAVGEKSNHFIPNYWEKGEVVHVAPIKEMTKSYQTAQRFAAENNIQIINATRGGHLEAFPRGDLDEILAQLESR